The Pseudarthrobacter sp. BIM B-2242 region GCCATCATTGCGATCGTGGCCCTTGTGGTGACCACCACCATGCGGAACAACGCGCCGGTTGCCGATCAGGGTCCGACGCCTGCCAACGGCAACGTCCACGGCGGTATCACGCTGCTCGCCAACACCGAGGTTGCCAAACTCGAACCGGCAACCGTTGATGCCGCTTCCGTGGGAGAGCCGCCTGAAACCGCCCCGGCGGAGGTTGTTGCCCCCGGCGCCGAGGCTGAAGCGGGCAAGCCCGTCAAGGTGGTCCTGTACATCGACTTCATCTGCCCCGTCTGCAAGAACTTCGAGGCACAGTACAACGAGCAGCTGACCAGCTTGCGCAACGAGGGCAAGATCAGCGTTGAATACCGGGCCCTCGGGTTCCTGGACAACCGGTCCTCGACCAACTACTCCTCGCGTGCAGCCAACGCCGCCGCCTGTGTTGTGAACGAGTCCCCGGAAAAGTACGCGGAATTTGTTGACTCGCTGTTCGCCAACCAGCCCGCGGAAGGCGGGGCCGGCATCTCCGACAACGACTTGAAGAAGATGGCCACGGACATCGGAGCCAAGCCGATTGACACGTGCATCGATGACAAGACGTACCGCCCGTTCGTGAAGTTCACTACCAAGCAGGCCGCCGCTATCGGCGTTACCGGCACGCCTACCGTGTTCGTTGACGGCCAGCAGTGGGGCAAGGGTGCCAGCGCGCAGACCCCGTTCCCTGAGTTCCTGCAGGCAGCAATCGCCGCCAAGGGCTAATCTCTTCCACCCTCTGCTGAATTGCAGCGATGGCCCGGCCCCGGATGTACTCCGGGGCCGGGCCATTTTCAGCTTTTCCGGTGCCGGGTTTTTACGAGCGGGCGGAGTTGGGCTAACCTTATCTAGCGCCGTTCAGGCGCAC contains the following coding sequences:
- a CDS encoding thioredoxin domain-containing protein codes for the protein MSPANEIRKSKAERTSEAREKARLIREAQLKKDKRNKLLIGWGIVVAVVAIIAIVALVVTTTMRNNAPVADQGPTPANGNVHGGITLLANTEVAKLEPATVDAASVGEPPETAPAEVVAPGAEAEAGKPVKVVLYIDFICPVCKNFEAQYNEQLTSLRNEGKISVEYRALGFLDNRSSTNYSSRAANAAACVVNESPEKYAEFVDSLFANQPAEGGAGISDNDLKKMATDIGAKPIDTCIDDKTYRPFVKFTTKQAAAIGVTGTPTVFVDGQQWGKGASAQTPFPEFLQAAIAAKG